ACAGTTTTGGCTACTTTGAAAGTGTAGAAGATGATCTGAAGGTTCTCAAGGAAGTCTTCAGAGTCCTGAAACCATGGGGAAGGATTCTCATTGACGTGGCAAACGGAGAGTACCTGAAAAACAACTTCCAGCCAAGATCCTGGGAGTGGATCGACAGAAAACACTTTGTCTGTAGGGAGCGTTCTCTTTCGGTTGATGGAAAAAGACTCATCTCACGCGAAGTGGTTGTGAACGCTGAAAAGGGTGTCATAGCGGATCAATTCTATGCAGAGCGGCTCTACACACCTGAGGAATTGGAGAATCTTCTGAAAGCGGCGGGATTCAGTGATGTGAAGTTCCATGGGGAACTCTCTCCATCCTCACAGAGAAATCAAGATCTTGGAATGATGGAAAGAAGACTCATAGTAACTGCCGTCGCAAAGAAAGAATGGACTCCTATCAAAAAGAAATCTGAGAAGGCCACAAAAAATGTTGTGGTCGTTCTTGGAGATCTGAGGAAACCAGATCCTCTGAAACCGAATTCGGTTTTCGATGAAGACGATATCTACACCATCGATCAGATGAAGGCGGCCTTGAAGAGTCTGAAAGGTTACCATTTCTCCTATCTGGACAACCATGACACACTAATCGCTGACCTCATGAAACTCAGAGGAAAGATAGACTACGTTTTCAACCTGTGCGATGAAGGATTCAACAACGATCCCAGGAAAGAGGCACACATTCCTGCGTTGCTGGAGATGCTGGGAATTCCTTACACGGGTTCGGGACCTCAAACACTCATCCTGTGTTATGATAAGTCCCTCATCAGGGGAATCGCACGGGAAATGGGGATTCCCGTTCCAAGAGGTGTTTTCATAAAGCCAGAAGACACTTCTTTCGAAATACCATTTCCCTTCCCTGCCATCGTTAAACCTAACTTTGGAGACTCCAGTTTCGGAATCACTCAAAGAAGCGTTGTTCACTCTCCTGAAGAATTGATAAATGTTGTTTCGGAGATAAGAAGCAGATTCGGATATGACAAACCGATCCTGATAGAGGAATTCCTGACGGGGAAGGATCTGAGTGTGGGCATCATAGGAAACCCACCCGAATCCTACGTCGTACTTCCCATAATAGAAGAGGACTATTCTGCACTTCCTCCAGAACTTCCAAGAATATGTGGGTACGAGGCAAAATGGTTGCCCGATTCTCCATACTGGAACATAAGGTCTGTCCCAGCACAACTTCCTGAGGAAACCGAAAAATTCATCATCGATTGCTGTTTGAAACTTTTTGAAAGGCTGGAGATCAGAGATTACTGCAGGTTCGATTGGAGGTTGGATGCTGAGGGAAATCCCAAACTTCTCGAGGTGAATCCAAATCCCGGATGGTGCTGGGATGGTCATCTTGCAAAGATGGCAAAGATAGCGGGAATGTCCTACGCAGAAATGCTGGAAGCGATACTCAAAGCGGCGGAGGAGAGGTTGAACATCAGGTAAAGCACGGGGGCCTGACCCCCTTTCAATGTTTTTCAATGAACTTTCTCATCTTCCTCTTCCAGATTAAGTAGACAATCATCACCACTGCAAAAAGAACGATTCCCAGAATTTTTGAAAACTCCAGAAAGACTCTGCCAGCCGTCAGTGTGGTGAAGAAGAACACACTTTCGTATATTAGATCTCCGGTCCATATCACGGGAAGCGTTCTAAGTGGTCTTTCCATGTATCCTGCAAGAAACGGTGTGGCCTTTCCCACCCACGGAACGAACTTGCAGAACAAAATCAGGATCTTTTCCGAAGAGATGTAAACGTTCGAAAACTCCCTGAG
This genomic window from Thermotoga sp. SG1 contains:
- a CDS encoding methyltransferase domain-containing protein, with product MKSNGSSQKKNQKRFRKFLGPVTNLEEHVEPDWWSRIFNSLYLKTDADVVDDISITREEVDLFSHILKLSLEDHILDLCCGHGRHSLELARRGFQKVEGLDRSHYLIQKAKAQAKKEGLNVKFREGDARKLPYPPDTFDVVLILGNSFGYFESVEDDLKVLKEVFRVLKPWGRILIDVANGEYLKNNFQPRSWEWIDRKHFVCRERSLSVDGKRLISREVVVNAEKGVIADQFYAERLYTPEELENLLKAAGFSDVKFHGELSPSSQRNQDLGMMERRLIVTAVAKKEWTPIKKKSEKATKNVVVVLGDLRKPDPLKPNSVFDEDDIYTIDQMKAALKSLKGYHFSYLDNHDTLIADLMKLRGKIDYVFNLCDEGFNNDPRKEAHIPALLEMLGIPYTGSGPQTLILCYDKSLIRGIAREMGIPVPRGVFIKPEDTSFEIPFPFPAIVKPNFGDSSFGITQRSVVHSPEELINVVSEIRSRFGYDKPILIEEFLTGKDLSVGIIGNPPESYVVLPIIEEDYSALPPELPRICGYEAKWLPDSPYWNIRSVPAQLPEETEKFIIDCCLKLFERLEIRDYCRFDWRLDAEGNPKLLEVNPNPGWCWDGHLAKMAKIAGMSYAEMLEAILKAAEERLNIR